ATCGCCCGCGCGGTGGTCGAGTCCGTCGCCGAGAACACCGCCGACGCGGTGGTCAACGCGCTGACCTGGGGCGCGCTCGCCGGCACGCCCGGGCTGCTGGCCTTCCGGGCCGTCAACACCCTGGACGCGATGGTCGGCCACCGCTCGCCCCGGCACCTGCGCTTCGGCTGGGCCTCCGCCCGCCTCGACGACGTGGCCGGCTGGCCGGGCGCCCGGCTCACCGCACTGCTGACCGTCGCCGCGGCGGAGCACCCGCGGGCCGCCTGGAAGGTGTGGCGGCGCGACGGGTCGTCACACCCCAGCCCCAACGCCGGACAGGCCGAGTCCGCCTTCGCCGGCGGGCTCGGCGTACGCCTCGGCGGCACCCTGCAGTACGGCGAGAGGGTGGAGCACCGGCCCGTCCTCGGCGCCGAACTCCGGCCGGTGGCCGTCCCGGACATCGAAGGCGCCTGCCGCCTCTCCCGCCGCGTGGGGGTGCTGGCGCTGGCGGTGACGACGGCCGCCCACGCCCTCGGACGCACCGCACTCGGCCGCGCCACCTCCATCACCCGTTCGCAAGGGAGTGTCACGTGACGAAGGCTCTGCTGGTGGCAGGGACGACCTCGGATGCGGGGAAGAGCGTGGTCACGGCGGGGATCTGCCGGTGGCTGGCGCGGCAGGGGGTGCGGGTGGCGCCGTTCAAGGCGCAGAACATGTCGCTGAACTCCTTCGTGACCGCGGACGGCGCCGAGATCGGCCGGGCCCAGGCGATGCAGGCGCAGGCCGCCCGGGTCGAGCCGGAGGCGGCGATGAACCCGGTGCTCCTGAAGCCGGGCGCGGACGGCCGCAGCCAGGTGGTGCTGCTCGGGAAGCCGGTCGCCGAGGTCGGGGCGCTGGACTACCGCGAGCGCAAGCCCGTCCTGCTGGAGCGGGCGCTGGAGTGCCTGGCGGACCTGCGCAGCCGCTACGACGTGGTGGTCTGCGAGGGCGCCGGCTCCCCCGCCGAGATCAATCTGCGGGACCGGGACATCGCCAACATGGGTCTGGCCACGGCGGCGAACCTTCCGGTGGTGGTGGTCGGCGACATCGACCGCGGCGGGGTGTTCGCGGCGATGTACGGCACGCTGGCGCTGCTGTCCGCGCAGGACCAGGCGCTGGTGGCGGGCTGGTTCGTCAACAAGTTCCGTGGGGACGCCCGGCTGCTGGCGCCCGGGCTGGAGATGCTGCGGGAGCTGACGGGCCGTCCGGTGCTGGGGACGCTGCCGATGCTGTCCGGCCTGTGGCTGGACGCCGAGGACTCGCTGGACCTGTCCACGGCCGTGGAGAACCGCCCGACCGCCGCGCCGCACGGCTCCGAGGTGCTGCGGGTGGCGGTGGTGCGGCTGCCTCGGCTGTCGAACTTCACCGATGTGGACGCGCTGGCCCAGGAACCGGGTGTGCTGGTGCGCTGGGCGACCCGGCCGGAGGAGCTGGCCGACGCCGACCTGGTGGTGCTGCCCGGCACCCGGGCGACCGTCGCCGACCTGGCCTGGCTGCTCGAGCGGGGACTGGACGGCGCGCTGCGGGCCCGCGCCGCGGCCGGGCTGCCCGTCCTCGGCGTGTGCGGCGGCTACCAGATGCTGTCGCGGGAGATCGTCGACGCGGTGGAGTCGAAGGCCGGCGCCGTCGAGGGCCTCGGGCTGCTGCCGACCCGGGTGGAGTTCGGGGTGGCGAAGGTGCTGGGCCGGCCGGTCGGCGAGGCGTACGGGGAGCGGGTCGAGGGGTACGAGATCCACCACGGCGTGGTGGCCGTCGAGGGCGGGACACCCTTCCTCGACGGCTGCCGGGTCGGCGCGGTGTGGGGGACGACCTGGCACGGCGCGCTGGAGAACGACGGTTTCCGGCGGGCGCTGCTGCGCGAGGTGGCGGCGGCGGCCGGGCGGGCGTTCGTGCCGGCGCCGGACACCTCGTTCGCCGCGGCCCGCGAGGAGCGGCTGGACCGGCTGGGCGACCTGATCGAGGAACATGCGGACACCGACGCACTGTGGAAGCTGATCGAGGGCGGGGCACCGCAGGGGCTGCCGTTCGTGCCGCCGGGTGCACCGTGAGCAAGGGAGAGCAGATGAGTGACGCCCGTTATCCGTTCACCGCGATCGTCGGCATGGCCGACCTGCGGCTCGGACTGCTGTTGAACGCGGTCTCGCCGGCCGTCGGCGGTGTACTGGTGCGCGGCGAGAAGGGCACCGCCAAGTCGACCATGGTGCGCGCCCTGGCGGGGCTGCTGCCGTCGATCGGCACGGTCGCCGACTGCCGGTTCGCCTGCGACCCGGCGGGGCCGGACCCGCAGTGCCCGGACGGCGCCCACGCCGGCGCCGCGGCGCTGGAGCGGCCCGCACACCTGGTGGAGCTGCCGGTCGGTGTCTCCGAGGACCGGATCGTCGGCTCGCTGGACCTGGAGCGGGCCCTCGCCGAGGGCG
This genomic window from Streptomyces sp. TLI_235 contains:
- a CDS encoding adenosylcobyric acid synthase (glutamine-hydrolysing); the encoded protein is MTKALLVAGTTSDAGKSVVTAGICRWLARQGVRVAPFKAQNMSLNSFVTADGAEIGRAQAMQAQAARVEPEAAMNPVLLKPGADGRSQVVLLGKPVAEVGALDYRERKPVLLERALECLADLRSRYDVVVCEGAGSPAEINLRDRDIANMGLATAANLPVVVVGDIDRGGVFAAMYGTLALLSAQDQALVAGWFVNKFRGDARLLAPGLEMLRELTGRPVLGTLPMLSGLWLDAEDSLDLSTAVENRPTAAPHGSEVLRVAVVRLPRLSNFTDVDALAQEPGVLVRWATRPEELADADLVVLPGTRATVADLAWLLERGLDGALRARAAAGLPVLGVCGGYQMLSREIVDAVESKAGAVEGLGLLPTRVEFGVAKVLGRPVGEAYGERVEGYEIHHGVVAVEGGTPFLDGCRVGAVWGTTWHGALENDGFRRALLREVAAAAGRAFVPAPDTSFAAAREERLDRLGDLIEEHADTDALWKLIEGGAPQGLPFVPPGAP
- a CDS encoding adenosylcobinamide-phosphate synthase, which translates into the protein MGRLTPAPYLLGAVAGYLADTALADPRRGHPVALFGSAAGRLERRLWSDHRGAGTAFTALSVGAVAAGAALADHALRRRPAARAALAAAAAWTVLGGTSLTREARTIGRSLEAGDLTAARERLPHLCGRDPSTLDEQQIARAVVESVAENTADAVVNALTWGALAGTPGLLAFRAVNTLDAMVGHRSPRHLRFGWASARLDDVAGWPGARLTALLTVAAAEHPRAAWKVWRRDGSSHPSPNAGQAESAFAGGLGVRLGGTLQYGERVEHRPVLGAELRPVAVPDIEGACRLSRRVGVLALAVTTAAHALGRTALGRATSITRSQGSVT